In Bos indicus isolate NIAB-ARS_2022 breed Sahiwal x Tharparkar chromosome 19, NIAB-ARS_B.indTharparkar_mat_pri_1.0, whole genome shotgun sequence, the following proteins share a genomic window:
- the CA4 gene encoding carbonic anhydrase 4, whose translation MRLLLALLVLAAAPPQARAASHWCYQIQVKPSNYTCLEPDEWEGSCQNNRQSPVNIVTAKTQLDPNLGRFSFSGYNMKHQWVVQNNGHTVMVLLENKPSIAGGGLSTRYQATQLHLHWSRAMDRGSEHSFDGERFAMEMHIVHEKEKGLSGNASQNQFAEDEIAVLAFMVEDGSKNVNFQPLVEALSDIPRPNMNTTMKEGVSLFDLLPEEESLRHYFRYLGSLTTPTCDEKVVWTVFQKPIQLHRDQILAFSQKLFYDDQQKVNMTDNVRPVQSLGQRQVFRSGAPGLLLAQPLPTLLAPVLACLTVGFLR comes from the exons ATGCGGCTGCTGCTGGCGCTCCTGGTCCTCGCCGCCGCCCCGCCCCAGGCCCGTGCAG CGTCACACTGGTGCTACCAGATTCAAGTCAAGCCTTCCAACTACACCTGCTTGG AGCCAGACGAGTGGGAAGGCAGCTGCCAGAACAACCGCCAGTCCCCCGTCAACATCGTCACAGCCAAGACTCAGCTGGACCCAAACCTGGGGCGCTTTTCCTTTTCTGGCTACAACATGAAGCACCAGTGGGTCGTGCAAAACAACGGGCATACAG TGATGGTGTTGCTGGAGAATAAGCCCTCGATCGCTGGAGGAGGACTGAGCACCCGGTACCAAGCCACGCAGCTGCACCTGCACTGGTCCAGGGCGATGGATCGGGGCTCAGAGCACAGCTTCGACGGGGAGCGCTTTGCCATGGAG ATGCACATAGTGCACGAGAAAGAGAAGGGGCTATCCGGGAATGCGAGCCAGAACCAGTTCGCCGAAGATGAGATCGCGGTGCTGGCCTTCATGGTGGAG GACGGATCCAAGAATGTGAACTTCCAGCCCCTGGTGGAGGCGCTGTCTGACATCCCCAGACCCA ATATGAACACCACAATGAAAGAAGGCGTCAGCCTCTTCGACCTGCTCCCCGAGGAGGAGAGTCTGAGGCACTACTTCCGCTACCTGGGCTCGCTCACCACACCGACCTGCGACGAGAAGGTGGTCTGGACCGTGTTCCAGAAGCCAATACAGCTCCACAGGGACCAG ATCTTGGCCTTCTCCCAGAAGCTGTTCTATGACGACCAGCAGAAAGTGAATATGACGGACAACGTCAGGCCCGTGCAGAGCCTGGGCCAGCGCCAGGTTTTCAGGTCCGGGGCCCCGGGACTGCTGCTGGCCCAGCCGCTGCCCACCCTGTTGGCCCCCGTGCTCGCCTGCTTGACAGTGGGCTTCCTCCGGTGA